From Camelus bactrianus isolate YW-2024 breed Bactrian camel chromosome 16, ASM4877302v1, whole genome shotgun sequence, the proteins below share one genomic window:
- the LOC105071611 gene encoding large ribosomal subunit protein eL39-like: MIGPYKHWDCEMFAGTLRCLVKDQLPDPEMLGLPLATSSHKTFRIKRLLAKKQMQNHPIPQWIRVKIGNKIRYSSKRRRWRRTKLGL, translated from the exons ATGATAGGTCCCTACAAACATTGGGATTGTGAGATGTTTGCGGGGACGTTAAGATGTCTCGTTAAGGACCAGCTCCCAGATCCTGAAAT GTTGGGTTTGCCCCTCGCCACGTCTTCTCACAAGACTTTCAGGATCAAGCGATTGTTGGCCAAGAAACAAATGCAGAATCATCCCATTCCCCAATGGATTCGAGTGAAAATTGGTAATAAAATCAGGTACAGCTCCAAGAGAAGACGTTGGAGAAGAACCAAGCTGGGTCTCTAA